From the genome of Longispora fulva:
CGATGGCGCGCAGGGCCGCCGACCCCGGTCTCAGGTAGTCGCTGTGTCCCCCGTCCCCGGCCGCGAACACCCGCGCACCGAATTCACGCGACACCGGGTCGGTTCCGAACCCGAGGGTGACGAACGGCAGGCGCACCCGGACGTGCGGCACCCGGGAGATCCCGTCGGCGGCGGCCCGCCCCGCCCAGACCGTCGCCCGGGTGCGCAGGGCCGCCGCGCTGGTCAGGCCGGTGCCGGGGCTGCCGTACAGGACGATGTCGGCGACCGGCAGGTCCGGGGCGGCGAGCGCGCAGACCACGGAACCGTAGGAGTGGCCCAGCACGGAGATCCGGGCGTCCGGCCGGGCCGCCGCCACCTCCCCGACGAACCGGCGCAGGAGCGGGGCGGCGTCGGTCGCCCGGCCGGCCGTCAGCGCGGCGAGGCTGACCATCGCCGGCGTCCGGTAGCCGAGCCAGGCGACGACCGCCGAGCGGGGGCCGAGTTCCTGGTGCAGGGCCGACGCGCCGTTCCACAGCCGACGGTACTGGTCGACGCTGGTGTCCGAACCCGGCACCAGGACCGCGATCCGGTCGGCGGTCGCCAGGTCACCGAAGACCTCGGCGGACCGGCCGCCGTCGCGACCGTCGAAGAACAGGAACTGGCGGTCCGGCGCCGCCATGGATCGCAGCGCGGTGGCGCGCGCCCGGGCGCCGTGGTCGTCGGCGACCGTGCCGGCGGTCCGGAGCGCTTCGCGGCTGGCGGCGTACCGCGCGGCGAGGGCGGCCGGGCTCGCGACGAGGGGGGTGCCGGCGGCCGGAGCGGGGGCCGGGACGGCCGAGGCCTGGGCCGCACCCGCCATGGGCACGGCCACCGAGGCGGCGACGAGGGCGGCGAGCAGCGAGCGGAGCGCCATGCTGGCGGGTCCTTCCGTACCAGGGGATGTCTGGTACGAAGCTATGGATCATGCCCTGTGGTCGTCGTCCCGCCGGAGAGCGCACCTGCGGCGTAGCTCGCAGGTACTACGGGTACCCCTACAGCCGTTGCTGCAGCGAACCGTGATCCAAGTACCGCCAACACACCCCGTCCGCACTGACATTCTGGCTGTGGCAGCCAGTTCGGCTGGCTGAATGTGCCAAACGTTCGGTGTCTCCCGGTAAGTGCATGCACGAAAGGACGAGAGTCGCACCTACCAGGTCGGTGGCCGGTTTGGCGGCATCGCACGACCGCGCCTTACTGCCGGGAGCGGCCGGCCCTGCCCGCAGGCCAGGTTCTGTCGGGAACGGTCAAGGGCGCTGACAATCGCAGAGGCACCTTCTTCCACCGTGTCGGTTCGCAGTTCCGACTCGTTTCGGATACTGGTCCTTTACTCCGCCACACCATCGACCCTTGCGAATTAGGCCGACACTGTGGAGGCCGCGGGCACGGCTAGAGGCGGAGCGTTCCAATCGGGCGAAGTGTCCGTACTTCACTGGCACCCGATCTAAGACCGTGTCTCAAGTCGGCGTCATAGCTGCCCGGTGAGTGCGTCTGGTGGGTATGAGTGATGTTGAGAAGTGGTGTCCGGAAGCGTTGTGGCAGCTCGCGCGTGGGTTGATTCCTCCACACCCGAAACCTTGGCAGGGCGGCGGCCGGCGGCGCGTCGATGATCGGGCGGTCCTGGCGGCGATCCTTTACGTCCTGCGATCTGGCTGCTCGTGGTGGGCGTTGCCGGCCTCGTTCGGGGTGACTCGGCCCACGGCGCACCGCAGGTTTAGCGAATGGACGAAGGCCGGGTTCTTCGCCCTGCTGCACCAGGCGATACTCGATCTGCTCGGCCAAGCCGGGCAGATCGACTGGTCGCGGGCCTCGGTCGATGCGATGCATGTACGGGCGGTAAAAGGGGGGACCTGACCGGGCCGAGCCCGGTGGATCGGGGTAAACCCGGGTCGAAGATCCACGCGATCAGCGAACGCGAGGGCCTGCCGCTGAACGTGGAGGTCTCGGCCGGCAACACCCCTGACATGAAAGTCCTCGAACAGGTCGTCGATGGTGTCCATCCGGTCCGTGGCCGCACCGGGCGTCCCCGGCGGCGGCCTTGGAAGCTGCACGCAGACAAGGGCTACGACTACCGGGTGTGCCGGGTCGCGGTGCGCCGGCGCGGGATCATCCCGCGGATCGCCCGCCGCGGCATCGAGTCCAAGACCCGACTCGGCCGCCACCGCTACGTCATCGAACGCACCCTGCAATGGGTCACCCGGTTCCGGCGCCTGGTACGCCGCTACGACCGCAAGGCCAGCCACTTCGACGCCTTCGCCCGCCTGGCCTGCGCCCTGATCTGCTACCGCCGACTCATCAAACTCGGACTACTCGCCAGTTGAGACACGGTCTAAGGCAGCGTAAGGGCGAGCAGGTTATGGATGTATCCCCGAGAGGATGCTCGGTGAGCATATAGTGCCGACAATCGCTTCAGGATCGGTGTCACATCTACGATCTCCGCAGCGCGAGTAGCGGCGTAGGGCGCGCCGTGAAGTCCAGCCCTAGCACGAGGCTCTGAAGCCAGAGCCAACCACCAACAGCGATACCGAGGTAAGAGATGCCCGTCGATCGAACGCCACCGATCAAACTCCTCCGAGACGGCGTCAACTCACGGGCCCAGAACATTCCCTCTGGCGACAACAAGGCCTCAATCGATGCCGAGATCGCCTACAGTGAGGTTGTCCAGTTACCGCAGCAGCCATCTAATTCAAAGGTGAACCTCGATGAGCGATGATCGCGGCGATAGCTACCGGATCCATTGGCCACTGGTGGCAACCTGCTTCGCAATAGGTGCCAGTCTAGCCGTGATTGCATTTTTCGTACCGAAAAATTGGTCCAGCCAACTAGTAATACAGTCGATCTTAATTGAGGTTGGCTCAACAGTGGGACTCTTTGGGCTTCTTGCTACCCTCACACCAAAAATCTACCGCGTCGTGGTTGACATCTCCGAACGTGCCGCAGAAAATGTTGCCGACCAGGTTGACGCTCGCCTTCAGGCACAATCAGATGGCACCTCAATGAACCTGGCCGAACTGCAGGATCGAATTAAAGAACGCCAGCAACGCCGAGCCCAAATGCAAGATCAAGTAGTTGAAGCGTTGGATATTGTATCATTCGAATCCGTCGCAATGGCTCTTCACGAGGCAAACCGCAACGACGCAATCGACCAGGGTCGGATCACCGTAGCCGCCAACGCTGGCGCTGAGCGCACTTCGGCGACATTTTCTTGGGGAAGCGTACCAAAGGACTTCAAAAGAGGGCCCGCGCCGCGGCTCTTGATTGAGGTTCGCACGGGCATGAGGCAGGACTCTAACCCGCCAACGAAAATCGAGACCGTGTGGGAGCGGGGACAAGCAGCGGACGAAATAGCCGACATTATCATTCAGGAGTTGTACAAGGCGGGTCAGTGGAGAGGGGAGGAGAGCCTAAACTTTCCATTGACGCTCGAAAATTTCCAAAAGGCCTTGAAGATTGCCATTGCAGCCAAACGCAAAGACCAGAATTCCTGGCAACTTCAAGGCACGCCCATTGAGCTATTCAATGATGAATTGATAATTACGACTGCCGGCATCGAAGCCCCAGGGCATGACTTCATCCTCAGAGGCGAGGAATTCCCATATTTGAACGGCCGCTGGCGACCAACTCGACCTAAATTCGTGAGCCCGTCCGACTGGGAGCAGACGATCCGCATCGGGCAAGAAATATTCCCTCGCAGACAGTACCTCATGGATTTGTTTTCGCATCGCTTTATTCCATGGGGAAGTTCACCCATGCACGAGCCCCCCGTCGCAATAGAAACCATTCCGAGTCACGTTTGATCGTCATGCAACAAGATAGACTGCGGGAGCCACCCATTCAAGCCAGACAGAGCACCCCCAGAAAGGGCCGCCTACAGCCGTCCCGAGGCGAAGTGGGTACGCCCCAGCAGGAAATGCGAGACGAGATATGCGAGGTGCAACGCCACGCATATGTTCGATAGGTATCCGCCGAGTCAAGGGGCTGGAAATCCGACTGGCTTGCCTAGGTCAGGAGCAGCTCGCGTTCCGGCAAGTCGGTGATGCGTATTGGGGATCGCACTGCGTTCACGTCCTTCACCGAAATCGGCGACGCGCGCAGGAGGAAACCACCGCCAATGCTCGCCATCGCTTTATGGTTCACGTGGTCACCAACTCAATCCATCACATCCTGCGCTTGGCCGCGCACGAGTCGTTAGCGCTCTTCCCAGTCGGCGACGCTCAGCGACTCGCCGCTGTCGAGCAGTTCCAGGCCCCGGACGGTGTTGGGCGAGGCCTTCTCCGGGGGCTCCTCCATCGGGAACCACCGGATCTCCGCGCACCGCTCAGGGTCGGCGTTGACCGGCTCGCCCTGCAACTCCGGCACGTTGAGCGCGTGGAACACGAACGCCATGTTCGCGCGCTCCGGGCCGTGCCGGCGGTGGATGACGCCGACGAACTCCAGCTCCTCGGCGGTGAGCTGCACGTCGACCTTCTCCCGGGCCTCGCGGACCGCGGCGTCGAGGACGTTCTCGTCGCCGACCAGCGGGCCGCTGGGCACGGACCACTGGCCGGTGCCCTTGTGCAGGGTGAGCAGGACCTCCTCGTCACGGGTGAGGATGATCAGGACGCCGAGCGCGTGAAGATGGGCCACGCCGTCAAGATAACGGCAGCTCAGCGCGGCCCGACGGCCGGGGATCACCGCGCGCGCCCCGGGACCCGGGACCACGGCTCCTGACCGCTTCCGCGCGCCCCGCTGTCGGGACCGACGCCGGACGTTCGCGGGCCGGTCTCCGACTGTGCCACCAGAGGGAGCGCCACGTTCCCCTTCACAGTCCACTTTAGACAGTGGTCGGTTTCGACCCCCGGACCGGCCACCGCGACGCAAGGAGAGACGCGTGTTCGCACAACGATCGATCCTCCGCACCCTGGCGACGACCACCGTACTGTGCCTGGCCATCGCCGGGCTCACCTCGACCACCGCGCACGCGCGGCCGCCAGCGCCCACCGGCTGCACGCTGCGCCCCAACCCGCACACCCCCGCCCCGTCGGAATGGACGAGCTGCCTGTCGGTCAGCGCCACCCTGGCCACGCCGCCGGCCGTCGGCCAGGTCGTCTCGTTCACCTTCGACGTGACCGCCGAACACGCCGCCGACGCGGTCACCGTCGAGGCCGACCTGCCCGGCACCCTGCGCTGGGTCACGCCGCCCACCGGCTTGACCAGCACGGACCGCGCCTCGGCGAACCCGCAGGACCACGGCCGGATCGCCCGGGCCTCCGGCACCCGCGCCCTGCCGGCCGGGACCGTGCGCTACTCGGGCACGGTCACGGCGACCGAGCCGGGTCCGGCGGAGATCCGGGTCCGGGCGAGCCGGACCGTGCCGGGCGGCACCGACGCCGCCCAGGACACCGTCTTCCTCACGGTCGGCAGGCCCGGGGAGCGCTCGGTGCGCGACATCCGGCCCGCCGCCACCGGGGCGACAACCCCGATCACGGGGGTACCGGTGCCCGCCGCCGCGCCCCGGCACACCGCCCTCCCGGCCACCCCCGAGCCGGCCGGCCAGGCCGGGGGCACGGCCCTCGCCGCGACCTCCTGTGTCACCGGCGGCTGGTTCTATGTCGACCACCTCGGCGCCACCCGACCGTCGATCAACACCCGGGTCGAGGCCTGGGACGGCGGCACCCTGCTCGCCAGCGGGTTCACGGCCTGGCCCGACGGCCGGTACAACCTGTGCTTCGCCAACGCCGCCGCCGGGCGGAACGTGCGGGTGCACTTCGCGATGTGGAACTGGGTGTGGCGGCTGCGCGCGACCGGGACGAACAACGACTACGTGTTCGACTCGGCGGCCGCGTTCGTCCCCGACGGCGGCAACCGCGAGTTCGGCGACCTCAAGCCGACCGACCCGACCATGATGCGCGGCCTGCACGCGTTCGACGAGGTCGACGACGCGTGGGGCTGGCACCCGGGCCCGTGCTGGTCGAGCAACCACAGCGTCAACTGCCGGCAGCTGAACATCAACTGGTCGCCCACCTCCACGGACGGCACCTACTACTCCCCGCAGGACAACGACGTCCACCTCGCGGCGGCCGACCCGGACGCCCCGATGGTCGTGG
Proteins encoded in this window:
- a CDS encoding alpha/beta hydrolase; amino-acid sequence: MALRSLLAALVAASVAVPMAGAAQASAVPAPAPAAGTPLVASPAALAARYAASREALRTAGTVADDHGARARATALRSMAAPDRQFLFFDGRDGGRSAEVFGDLATADRIAVLVPGSDTSVDQYRRLWNGASALHQELGPRSAVVAWLGYRTPAMVSLAALTAGRATDAAPLLRRFVGEVAAARPDARISVLGHSYGSVVCALAAPDLPVADIVLYGSPGTGLTSAAALRTRATVWAGRAAADGISRVPHVRVRLPFVTLGFGTDPVSREFGARVFAAGDGGHSDYLRPGSAALRAIARIVSGGQDA
- a CDS encoding IS5 family transposase (programmed frameshift) encodes the protein MSDVEKWCPEALWQLARGLIPPHPKPWQGGGRRRVDDRAVLAAILYVLRSGCSWWALPASFGVTRPTAHRRFSEWTKAGFFALLHQAILDLLGQAGQIDWSRASVDAMHVRAVKGGNLTGPSPVDRGKPGSKIHAISEREGLPLNVEVSAGNTPDMKVLEQVVDGVHPVRGRTGRPRRRPWKLHADKGYDYRVCRVAVRRRGIIPRIARRGIESKTRLGRHRYVIERTLQWVTRFRRLVRRYDRKASHFDAFARLACALICYRRLIKLGLLAS
- a CDS encoding NUDIX domain-containing protein; translation: MAHLHALGVLIILTRDEEVLLTLHKGTGQWSVPSGPLVGDENVLDAAVREAREKVDVQLTAEELEFVGVIHRRHGPERANMAFVFHALNVPELQGEPVNADPERCAEIRWFPMEEPPEKASPNTVRGLELLDSGESLSVADWEER